A genomic segment from Ruegeria sp. TM1040 encodes:
- a CDS encoding LpxI family protein, with translation MIALIAGRGALPAELIARLPERPMVCAMSGSEPDQVEADVTFRLEQLGSFLEELKSKGITQVCMAGAVTRPQIDPSAIDGATLPLVPVLQAAIAAGDDGALRAVIGILEQSGFEVKAAHEIAPDLLMPEGVPTKVKPGEIDKADAERAAVIAFGLSAADIGQACAVRSGQAIAIETLFGTDWMLESLAQRPDGQGGLFYKAPKAGQDRRADLPTIGPATVAGAARAGLNGIVLEAEGVIVLDREEVVAACDRHGLFLWLREA, from the coding sequence ATGATTGCACTCATTGCTGGTCGCGGTGCCTTGCCTGCGGAGCTCATCGCACGTCTGCCCGAGCGCCCAATGGTTTGCGCCATGTCCGGATCAGAACCGGATCAGGTCGAGGCGGATGTGACCTTTCGCCTCGAACAGCTTGGCAGCTTTCTGGAGGAGCTGAAGTCCAAAGGGATCACGCAGGTCTGCATGGCCGGGGCAGTGACGCGGCCACAGATCGACCCAAGCGCGATTGATGGCGCAACCTTGCCGCTGGTGCCCGTGTTGCAAGCGGCCATCGCCGCAGGCGACGACGGTGCCTTGCGTGCGGTGATCGGCATTCTCGAACAGAGCGGTTTTGAGGTGAAGGCCGCACATGAGATCGCGCCGGATCTTCTGATGCCCGAGGGCGTGCCTACCAAGGTCAAACCTGGCGAGATCGACAAGGCGGATGCTGAACGTGCCGCCGTGATTGCCTTTGGTCTTAGCGCCGCAGACATCGGTCAAGCCTGTGCCGTGCGCTCCGGGCAAGCGATTGCGATTGAGACGCTTTTTGGCACCGACTGGATGCTCGAAAGCCTTGCGCAACGCCCGGACGGGCAGGGCGGTCTGTTCTACAAGGCCCCAAAGGCCGGGCAGGACAGACGCGCGGATCTGCCCACCATCGGACCGGCAACCGTCGCAGGTGCAGCACGCGCTGGTCTCAACGGGATTGTGCTCGAGGCGGAGGGCGTGATTGTGCTCGACCGAGAAGAGGTAGTGGCCGCCTGCGACCGCCACGGCCTGTTCCTCTGGTTGCGCGAGGCCTGA
- a CDS encoding OmpH family outer membrane protein: MATVPGIGLGGFSPEQNLGIPKSLILTIHSDRLYSESAYGQRIAREMEGRSAVLMAENRRIEAELRAEELDLAERRATTDPEAFRALAQAFDQKVQETRTTQEAKFVEITTARDEARRAFRQTSIPILEQIMAETGAAAILEQSTVLLSADAIDVTDLAITRIDTILGEGLDASEPDSNQP; the protein is encoded by the coding sequence GTGGCCACCGTGCCGGGGATTGGCCTTGGGGGATTCTCCCCCGAGCAGAATCTCGGCATTCCCAAAAGCCTGATCCTGACCATCCATTCCGATCGGCTCTATTCCGAGAGCGCCTATGGCCAGCGGATCGCGCGGGAGATGGAAGGACGCAGCGCCGTGTTGATGGCGGAAAACCGTCGAATCGAAGCTGAGCTCAGAGCCGAGGAACTGGATTTGGCAGAGCGACGCGCCACCACCGACCCGGAGGCGTTCCGCGCCTTGGCGCAGGCCTTTGATCAGAAGGTGCAGGAAACCCGCACGACCCAAGAAGCAAAGTTTGTGGAAATCACCACCGCCAGAGACGAGGCACGGCGGGCGTTTCGACAGACGTCGATCCCGATCCTCGAGCAGATCATGGCAGAAACCGGAGCTGCTGCGATCCTTGAACAATCGACCGTGCTTCTGAGTGCTGACGCCATTGATGTCACCGACCTCGCCATCACGCGGATCGACACCATCCTCGGCGAAGGCCTCGATGCCAGCGAACCGGACAGCAATCAGCCCTGA
- the fabZ gene encoding 3-hydroxyacyl-ACP dehydratase FabZ has product MSADANPDLKSADIGLIQQILPHRYPFLLVDKVVDIDGYQSARGIKNVTMNEPHFQGHFPGTPIMPGVTIVEAMAQTSGVMLGVGMDLIGTDMLIYFMNIDKCKFRRKVVPGDVLEMHVETVRGKPGGKIFKFSGRATVDGELAAEAEFTAMIDRDGKDG; this is encoded by the coding sequence ATGAGTGCTGACGCCAATCCCGACCTCAAGAGCGCCGATATCGGCTTGATTCAACAGATTCTGCCGCATCGCTATCCGTTTTTGCTGGTGGACAAGGTGGTCGATATCGACGGCTATCAATCCGCGCGCGGCATCAAGAATGTCACCATGAACGAGCCGCATTTTCAGGGCCATTTCCCCGGTACTCCGATCATGCCCGGTGTGACCATCGTCGAAGCGATGGCGCAGACCTCTGGTGTGATGCTCGGGGTTGGCATGGATCTGATCGGCACCGATATGCTGATCTATTTCATGAATATCGACAAATGCAAATTCCGCCGCAAGGTTGTTCCCGGTGATGTGCTGGAAATGCATGTGGAGACGGTGCGCGGCAAACCCGGTGGCAAGATCTTCAAGTTTTCCGGTCGCGCCACCGTTGATGGCGAACTCGCCGCTGAGGCCGAGTTCACCGCGATGATCGACCGGGACGGAAAGGACGGCTGA
- the lpxA gene encoding acyl-ACP--UDP-N-acetylglucosamine O-acyltransferase translates to MSTIHPSAIIEDGAKIGEGCEIGPFCIVGAEVVLGDRVVLKSHVVVTGDTEIGDDTVVFSFSVLGEIPQDLKFKGEKCRTVIGKRNRIREHVTVNAGTEGGGGVTRIGDDGLFMAGCHIAHDAQVGDRVIVVNSAAIAGHCVLEDDVIIGGLSGIHQWVRIGRGAIIGAVTMVTNDVIPYGLVQASRGELDGLNLVGLKRRGVSRADITALRAAFQMLAQGEGTFSERARRLGDENDSEYVQEIVAFITGQSDRHFLTPGG, encoded by the coding sequence ATGAGCACGATTCACCCCAGCGCCATTATCGAGGATGGCGCCAAAATCGGCGAAGGCTGCGAAATCGGCCCCTTTTGCATCGTCGGCGCTGAGGTGGTGTTGGGCGACCGCGTGGTGCTGAAGTCCCATGTGGTCGTGACCGGCGACACGGAGATCGGCGATGACACGGTTGTGTTTTCCTTCTCTGTGCTGGGCGAGATCCCGCAGGATCTGAAGTTCAAGGGCGAGAAGTGCCGCACCGTGATTGGCAAGCGCAACCGCATCCGCGAGCACGTGACCGTGAACGCGGGCACCGAAGGCGGCGGCGGCGTGACCCGGATCGGGGATGACGGGCTGTTCATGGCTGGCTGCCACATCGCCCATGACGCGCAGGTGGGCGACCGTGTGATCGTGGTGAATTCTGCCGCAATTGCAGGGCATTGTGTGCTTGAGGATGACGTGATCATCGGCGGGCTGTCGGGCATCCATCAATGGGTGCGCATCGGCCGCGGCGCAATCATCGGCGCTGTCACCATGGTGACGAATGACGTTATTCCCTACGGTCTCGTGCAGGCCTCGCGCGGCGAATTGGATGGGCTCAATCTTGTGGGCCTGAAACGGCGCGGTGTGAGTCGCGCGGACATCACCGCCCTTCGTGCAGCCTTTCAGATGCTGGCGCAGGGCGAGGGGACGTTCTCCGAACGCGCCCGCCGCTTGGGCGATGAAAACGACAGCGAATATGTGCAGGAAATCGTGGCCTTTATCACCGGTCAGAGCGACCGCCACTTCCTGACTCCCGGCGGCTGA
- the lpxB gene encoding lipid-A-disaccharide synthase, with product MGLRVFVLAGEPSGDRLGAALMRGLKTLAPDVSFEGVGGSLMQTEGLKSQFPMEELSVMGIAEVLPKYFDLKRRIQETADAVVAMKPDVMITIDSPDFSLRVAKLVKDASDIRTVHYVAPSVWAWRPGRATKMAKVIDHVLALLPFEPPYMEAAGMECDFVGHPVVAEPKASEAEIATFRAAFDLGDAPVLLALPGSRRSEVERLADVFGAALAQFKAKHPDHRIVVPSASHVAPMVREALANWPADSLVLDPADHAPAVFAAHKRAAFATADLALAASGTVSLELAAARTPMVIAYRFNWLTWQIMKRMALIDTVTLVNLVSDTRVVPECLGPNCTAETIAARLDQVSMAPEAQQDAMRLTMERVGEGGEAPGLRAARAVLARLP from the coding sequence TTGGGCCTCAGGGTGTTTGTCCTTGCGGGGGAGCCTTCGGGTGACCGCCTTGGCGCGGCGCTCATGCGGGGCCTCAAAACGCTCGCGCCCGACGTTTCCTTTGAAGGCGTCGGCGGCAGTCTGATGCAGACCGAGGGGCTGAAGTCGCAATTTCCCATGGAAGAGCTGTCCGTGATGGGGATTGCCGAGGTCTTGCCGAAGTATTTCGACCTCAAGCGCCGCATTCAGGAAACCGCCGATGCGGTGGTGGCGATGAAGCCTGACGTAATGATCACCATCGACAGCCCTGATTTTTCTCTGCGGGTGGCAAAGTTGGTGAAAGACGCCAGCGATATTCGAACCGTTCATTATGTTGCGCCCTCCGTCTGGGCGTGGCGGCCGGGGCGCGCGACAAAGATGGCGAAGGTCATCGATCATGTGCTGGCACTGTTGCCGTTCGAGCCGCCTTATATGGAAGCCGCCGGGATGGAGTGCGATTTTGTCGGCCATCCGGTTGTGGCTGAGCCCAAGGCGAGCGAGGCGGAAATTGCAACGTTTCGCGCGGCGTTTGATCTGGGCGATGCGCCCGTTCTCTTGGCGCTGCCGGGCTCGCGGCGGTCCGAGGTGGAGCGCCTTGCTGATGTGTTCGGTGCAGCACTTGCACAGTTCAAAGCCAAACACCCCGACCACCGGATCGTTGTCCCATCCGCATCACATGTGGCGCCTATGGTGCGCGAGGCACTGGCGAATTGGCCTGCGGACAGCCTCGTGCTGGATCCGGCGGATCATGCGCCCGCAGTGTTTGCCGCGCACAAGCGCGCAGCCTTTGCCACTGCCGATCTGGCGCTGGCTGCGTCTGGGACTGTCTCGCTCGAATTGGCCGCGGCGCGTACACCGATGGTGATTGCCTATCGGTTCAACTGGCTCACCTGGCAGATCATGAAGCGCATGGCGCTGATTGATACGGTGACATTGGTCAATCTGGTGAGCGACACCCGCGTGGTGCCGGAATGCCTTGGTCCCAATTGCACCGCCGAAACCATTGCGGCGCGTCTCGATCAGGTGTCGATGGCACCCGAGGCGCAGCAAGATGCCATGCGCCTCACGATGGAACGGGTGGGGGAAGGCGGTGAAGCGCCGGGTCTACGTGCCGCCCGCGCAGTTCTCGCGCGGCTCCCATAA